Sequence from the Papilio machaon chromosome 26, ilPapMach1.1, whole genome shotgun sequence genome:
TATAGTCAATACTGAGCCAATATTTGACTAAGGTCAAGTCCAGGGCTGGTTAACTAAAGGCACTCGTGTCATCATttcggtgaaataccacgaccacacagaagacaggcgtgtagtggaagcaattccgcgttccGTGTGATAAGGGACTCATAAGAAGGAGAAATTTACTCTTTCTGTGCGCCCTCTTCTATgttgattaaagataggcaacacatttgcatttgcggatgtctatgggcaggagttgcttcgctattttggcgaaacCAGGAGgccgtttgcttgtttgcctgcttttgatataaaaaatcattggcaaataacacaatttttttggaCAAGCtatcataaatttaacttttcactacgaaaaacaatgtaaagttttgatttattatataaggAGCGAATACGTGTGATACACTTAGAAAAGATCCGAATAAGATAAAAAGATAATGTAAAATCCAGAAAAACAGATAATGCACCTTTAGTCAACTATAGAGTTCGAAATATTCTGATTGATctgatattattataaaattaaaattgcagtGGGCCATGAAGTAGACTCAGATGTGACAATAAACGACTATCTCCGTAAACATCTCAACTTGAACGGCACCAAGTACATGTGTCAGCAGGGGACCTGCGGTGCTTGTATTGTTAATGTTACCAACAACGACATTTATGGACATCGACGGACATTTTCTGTTAACTCTGTAAGTACACTAAGAACCCTAttcttgaatattatttaacaagttCAATGCCACATCGCCTGGAGAGTTCTCATGCAAGAAAACTGTAGCATGGAAAgtgttaaattgtaataattgaagAAAATTTTCTGGATTTTAAAACCTCCGAAAAATTAcatgttattacttttttcattttggAAATTGATGTTGCTATTATGGGGTCAAATATTGTTGGGAGTAAGGTCGTTAAAAATGGGTTTAATACTAAAACCCGAACCCGTACCCTAAACTGACTAGCATTCATGCGTAGAAATACCGAAGAAGATTGCCAATATCTCACCCGATGGCAGACCGAAATCTCTGCCTTTTCTCCCTCTCTGCCAGTGGGGTACTGGGTAAAAAACGTGAGTTGGTCGTTGTTgtttaacatttcaattatGTTGTAGTGTTTGGTCTCTATAACTCAATGTGATGGTTGGGATATCACGACTATAGAAGGTGTTGGTGACCGTCAAGGTTATCATCCAATACAGAAGACTCTAGCGGAATACAACGGCACACAATGCGGCTACTGTAGTCCTAGTTGGGTCATGAGTATGTACAGGTACTGATGAATTAGTTTTGTCTTTGTCAGGTATCCAGAAATAAGTATTcggttgataaaaaatattgtatatagtgggtagattattaaattcagTCGATACGTAACTGTTGTTTGATTGAGACATCccgtacttaaaataatatttaacatggcGCAGTCGGTAGGATGCgagaaattttaagtttaattagtgTGTAAACGTTTTCTTATTCTGAAAaagtgaaaaacaaaaagtttttatgaagTGCagtgttattatataaaaatgaataacgcATTACAGCCGCCACCGCCATTTTGCTTCGACAATGATTTAGCAAACGTTACGACGGGTAATATCAGCCGAGAATGGAGCAGAtggaaaaatagatttttaatatacatgaaGGCGATAAAGTTGGACAAGGAAACAGCGGATGTGCAAATAAATGTGCTGCTTCATGTCATCGGCGAAAAATGTCAAGAGATATTTGAACAATTTAACGAACAATTTAGTACGGCGGAGCGGTTACTGGCAAGGTTCGACAGTTACTTCAGcggaaaaaagaatttaactaTTGAGAGACAAAAATTTTTTGGACGGAGTCAAGTTGATTGTGAATCAATAgaacaatatataaatgagTTGAGTAAACTATCATTGTCCTGTGAGTTTCAAGGCTTGCGTGAAGATCTAGTAAAAGACAGACTAATATATGGTATCAAAGACGACGGCCTACGGGAACGGCTGTTGAGGGAGCAGGATCTCACTCTTAAGAAAACCGTGGAGATCTGCAAGTTAACAGAAATGTCGCGGGCCCAGGCTAGCTTTATAAAGCGGGACAATTCATTACGCGAGCAAGTGAACGCCGAAGAAAACGTTCATACAGTGCAGCGGGCCAGCCCTACGAGCGGCTATGTGTGTACGTGTGCGTGCGGCGGCAGCAGATCGGCGCGGCCGGCACACGGCGAGCGCGCCCCCGCGCCCGGCCGgcagcgcggcggcggcggcgagcgcGCGGTGACGTCATCGCGGCGGTCGGCGCGACCGGCGGCGCGACCGGCGCAGTGGCAGCGCGGCGTGTGCAACCGCTGCGGCACTGCGCACTCAAAGTTCGAGTGCCCGGCGTATGGAAAGATATGTAGAAATTGTAATAGattaaatcattttgaaaaaatgtgCCGGGCGGGTCGCGTTCATGCCGTGCAGGAGGACTCTTCGGACCGGGTATGTCAAAattccttatttttaaaaaatagtgattGGGTGGTGGAAGTatcgataaataattacactttaaaaataaaactggacACGGGAGCGGACGTGAATGTTTTGCCTAGCAAGTTTTTACGAAaaataggtataaataaacaaaatattattccaaCTTGTACTAAGTTATTAGGTTACTCGGGCACATCGATAGAAGTTCTAGGGAAATGCAGCTtaaaagtgaaatataaaaataatgaatacataTTGAAGTTTATTGTCGCAAATGTAAACTCCGTGCCTATTTTAGGACTTCAGTCGTGTGAAGAGTTAAATGTAGTTCACCGTGTTTTAGCAGTTAATACGCAGTTTAATGATAGCATTCTAGACGAGTTTGAGGATGTTTTTCAAGGAATGGGCTGTCTACCAGGAGAATATagaatacatttaaaagataatattactCCTGTTATACACGCACCTCGTAAATTACCAATTGCTTTAAGGGATAGCGTAAAACAAAAGTTGGACGAATTAGTTGATCAAGGTGTTATTGCTAAAGTTGAGGGTCCGACGGATTGGGTTAACAGTATGACCGTTGTCAAAAAGCCGGACGGAGACATACGTATTTGTTTGGAtccaaaagatttaaataaagccATAAAAcgtgaacattttaaattaccaaCGCTAGATGAAATTACATCGAGGCTATCTGGTGCAAATTTTTTTAGTACTCTAGACGCTAAGCAATCATTTTTTCAAGTCAAGTTACACGATAGTTCAACAAGTTTATGCACTTTTAATACTGCGTTTggaagatataaatttttgagaATGCCGTTTGGAATTTCTTCCGCTTCCGAAATTTTTCATAAGAAACTGTACGAATTCTTCGACGacatagatggcgttattttGTTTGTCGACGATCTATTAGTGTTTGGTCCGACGCGGCAAGTGCACGACGACCGACTACGGCGCGTACTTCAGAGGTGTAGggaaattaacataaaattgaataaaaaaaagtgcaAGATAGGGCTGAcagaactaaaatatttaggaCACAAAATTTCGCGAAACGGTATTTCACCCGACGACTCCCACACTACGGCTGTACAAAATATGCCCACaccaaaaaatgttaaagatttaGAAAGATTCTTGGGTCTCATAAATTATGTAGGAAATTTCATATCGAATTTGTCGGAAAAAACGCATTTGCTTAGGGagcttttaaagaaaaatatagaatgGCTTTGGGACGAGCGACAtgagaaatgttttaacaatctaaaaacatgtttagtCAGTCCGCCGGTGTTAAGATATTACAGCTTAGAACATCCGGTGACTGTGTCGGTGGACGCCAGTAAACACGGCTTAGGCGCTTGCCTCATGCAGGACGGCGCTCCCGTCTGCTATGCGTCTAAGTCATTGACGGAAACCGAACAGCGATACGCACAAATCGAAAAGGAATTGTACGCTTGCGTATTCGCTTGCGAAAAGTTTTACGCGTATATCTACGGTCGTGACGATGTCGTTATAGAAACGGACCATAAGCCTCTTGTAAGCATAATACAAAAACCGATAGCGGAGGCACCAGCTCGCTTACAGCGAATGTTGTTAAGGTTGCAaccgttttcttttaaattaatatataagcCAGGTAAGTACTTGTATGTAGCAGACACGCTTTCCCGCGCGGTGGCGTCGACGCCAGCGGTAGCGGGCGAGGGCGCGCGCGAACACTGGGCGATGCGCGCGCAGGTGTGTGCCGTCGCCGTCAGCAATCCCCTTACGGACTCGCATTTTTTAGAACTTCAGCGTAATACAAAGTTAGATAAAGAAATGCAGtcattaattaagataattagAAAAGGATGGCCGGATCATAAGAGCAAAGTAGAATGTTTGCTGAGACCGTACTGGGATTGTAGGGACGAGCTTACCGTTGCGTTTGACATGGTTTGGAAAGGCGCAAAAATAGTAATACCGAAATGTATGCGTAAAGAAATGCTGCTTAAAATCCATGCGGGGCACCTAGGTgctgaaaaatgtaaaaataggGCTCGTGAGATTATGTATTGGCCCAGCATGAATTCTCAAATTTCAGATATGATTTCGCACTGTCAGGCGTGTCTCACCTACAGGAAACAAAATGTCAAAGAAAGTCTAATTCCTCACGAAATACCCAGCAGAGCATGGTCTAAATTAGGAGtggatatttttcattttgcgAATAGGCCATTCTTAATTGTTGTGGATTATTACAGTAAATATATAGAAGTAAATAAGTTGAATACCACGACCTCCTTGGAGGTCatcgataatttaaaaaatatttttagtaggCAGGGCATTCCGGAAATATTAATGTCGGACAATGGCCCTGAATTTAATTCACaccaatttaaatgttttgagaCAGATTGGAAGTTCAGGCATGTCACGTCCTCGCCCCGCTATCCACAGTCTAACGGCCAGGTAGAACGAGCTGTACAGACAGTAAAAAACATACTCAAAAAGACACATTACGACCAAACAGATTTCCGTTTAGCTCTTTTAGAATATTTGAACAGTCCAATTAGTGCTAAATTAGCTTCTCCAGCTCAACTTCTAAACAATCGTAGTTTAAGAGGCATTTTACCGCGAGCCCCGGTATTTTTGGAACCAaaacttgttaataaaaacttagtaaaaGAACATTTACATAGCCGgcaaatttatcaaaaacacTATTACgataaaagaagtaaaaaattgAAGGAATTAAAGCAAGGAGACAAAGttaaagtatttacaaatgGGATGTGGTCAAATggcgtaataataaaaaatattaacccacgatcttatcaaattaaaatgtgtacaGGTCGTGTAATTAGAAGAAACCGTAGGCATATTGTAAAAGATAGCGAATATCGCAGTGAGTCATACGCGTCGCCGTACGATGACGATGAATTCAATGTTCGTTGCGAAACACAAGCGGCGCGCGCCCGTGTTCAGGATCTCTCCACCCAATCATTGATGGGTACAAATCGTGAAAGCAACAACTTATATGTTACGAAATTTGGCAGGACAGTGAGGCCTCCTGATCGGTTCGGGTACCCTTGAGGAACTggtgagataaaaaaaaaaaaaaaaaaaaaaaactgttccgAAGGTGAATTATGTATGCTTAGTATTTCttgttattactattttattttctatgtgattagtatttttaagactgtattttttttttgttctttgcattgtattaaatttttaatggtgtgaaaattttgttttacgttCTCATTATTATACTATATTGTTACAGTTTTCTATCtctttcattaatattatatagctTATATATCAAGTTAGGTagaatgttacaatattttaagaagGGGGATGGTTGGTTAATTGTaagtgtttcttttattttatttttttttgtataagtttttttcatgttaCGCATACACATGTTTAAAAGAAGGGGGATGTCAGGTATCCAGAAATAAGTATTcggttgataaaaaatattgtatatagtgggtagattattaaattcagTCGATACGTAACTGTTGTTTGATTGAGACATCccgtacttaaaataatatttaacagtcTTCCACAAATTCACTAATTCCCTATCCGTACCTAATTCCTCAGAAAGAATAGGCTCAATAGGTTTTCGTTCTCTAGATCGATGTATCATTCATCATATAGTCATCATATCCTTATTAATGGTACCTTTCCAGCAAACCAACCCAAATCGATCGAATCGAAGCAAAGCTTACCCATATCGATGCATCcctttaaattcatttttaaagttaaataattcgaTTATGGATTAAGAAATGACGCATTTTACAGTTTActtgaagaaaataattataaattaactaaataccAAATAGAAGATTCTTTTGGCAGCAATACATGCAGATGTACAGGATACAGACCAATACTTGATGCTTTCAAAAGTTTTGCCCACGATGCTCCTGAACCAAACCTCACTGACATCGAAGATTTGAAAATTTGCagtgataaagataaatgtgAACTAACACTTGATAATAACTGGTGTTTATTACATAAAGAGAATATTGctcgtaagaataaaaaaatacttttaaaagatGATAGAATCTGGTACAGGGTTAATGAAATACGAGATATATTTGAAGTGTTTAGTACTGAAGGAACAAACTCTTATATGCTAGTTAATGGAAATACTGGACGaggtaagttaaaataaatttgaaatatcaaaaacCTAAAGagtgaataataaaacatttgttacaGGAGCGGTACCAGTTTTTGCCTTTCCTAAAGTCTTAATAGATATAAGTGCTGTTGAAGAATTGAAGACATTTTACATAGATCAGAATTTAGTAATCGGTGCAGGAATAACATTGAGAGATTTGATGGatcttttcaaaaatatatcagAAAGAGAACAgcattttcaacatttaaagAAGTTATACGagcatttaaatttagtagCACATATACCAGTAAGAAATGTaagttttaagaaatattaaaatatcggaacttattaaatactatatttagtGGTAAAACTGAGATTATATTTCAGATAGGATCAGTAGCTGGTAATTTGATGCTCAAACATAGAGAACTGACGTTTTCATCGgatgtatttttgttacttgAAACGATAGGTGCAACTCTAACAATTGgtaagaagaaataaataaatactgaaaGGAATAAATGAATGTAAACATCAAACGAAAACTTTCTAAATAATAGAAGATAAAACTTCATATAATGTACAAATAACtttcaaaatttctttttatctttttttttattttggttctataaaactaattttttattcttatttcttttttttttaagtttctgCTATATCAATAGATGAAGTAACACCAGAGACTTTTCTAAAAATGGATATGACTGGTAGAATAATCACACAGATCAAAATACCTCCACTGTCTCACAATTATGagtttgtttcttttaagGTATGCAatctttttaaagtatattccTTGTATTTAGCTGAATTTTACGTAAAGTTTGtcttgaacatttttttatcacacATAGGGTATCTAATGAcgaatatgaatttataatttcacaaaattatCACAGGTTATGCCTCGATCTCAAAATGCTCATGCTCAAGTCAACGCAGCTTTTCTTTACGAACTAGAAGTGGATCATGAAACAGTAAAATCTGCGAGAATAGTCTATGGCGGTCTCTCTGGTAAATTCATACATGCAGTGCAAACTGAGAACTGTCTGATTGGgaagaaattatttacaaatgaaaCATTGCAACTGGCGCTTGAAGTTTTAGAAGGTGAAATTATTGTAGAAGAGATTCGTGACTATCTGTCACCggaatatcgaaaaaaatgtGCCCTTGgattgttttataaagtaagattttttttatctttttccatTACATTATACTTATCTGatcaacaaaagaaaaatatcgaaattattaatttttagggTTTGATGAACCTAATTCCGGAAAATAGATTAGAACCCCGATATAGATCCGGTAGAAAGGATCTGAGAAAAACCAGACCTCTATCCTCAGGGAAGCAAGAATATGATACAAATCCCAGTCTTTGGCCACTGAACGAGCCAATGCCCAAAGTAGAAGCACTTATACAATGCGCAGGTGAATCTGTTTATGTTAATGACACTCCAACGTTACCAAGAGAAGTTTTCTGTGCGTTCGTTCCTTCTGAAGTCAGTGTTGGTGAAATTGAAAGCATCGATCCGTCCATTGCATTAGTAAGTATTAACTTAGTTAAcaacaatttcaatttattgatTTGAAATCTAGTAAATgaagaatgaaaattaaactaatgtATGTAATaggtaacataaaatttacaaattattgtaaattttatgttacttatGCTCTCAAAATAGTAAAGTTAGCTGATTGTCCTTGATAAACCAGTGtttctttagtttttgtgTGCATTTGATGGTAGTGATCAAGCGACAAAAGCTtaacgttttattatattttcatggttaatgtttttgttggtgtttttagaagtaattttatagtttactaGCTAcccatataaataataatataccaTAAAACATAGTAAGCATCCATCCAGATGGATATTCATCAaaactttcgaatttataatattattaaaattatttccaaGTAGAGTTGGCAACAGGCTGCAAAAATCCCTGATCTGCTGTGCTgactgataaataattttaaacactgatttaatttttagaaacTATCTGGCGTTATAGCATTTCTCTCTGCAAAAGATATCCccggatcaaataactttataccTCTCAACATTGAAGGTGGAATGGCTCCTGAAGAGGTACTCTGCGAAcgtgatgttaaatattacaacCAACCAATAGGTATTATTATAGCTAAATCAGAGAAGGTAGCTAACAGAGCTGCTTTGTTGGTcaaagcaaaatataaaaacgtaaAACAACAACCAGTATATACAATAAGGGAAGTATTAGATAGAGAGCCTGAAAGGGTAATGGTTTTCATAGTCTACCCTGCTAGAGACAGAGGATTGAATGTGCAAAGGGTTATGAAAGGATCCAATAATATATTCGATCAATATCATTACCACATGGAAACGCAGTCGTGTGTCACCAAGCCTAGTGAGGATGGCATTGATGTGGTCGCTGCAACACAATGGCCTGATCAGGTACACGCAGCTATTTCACAGGTCTTGAATATTCCACAAAACAGGTAcgagttttatttgtaaattttgtacTAACTTTTGCAAAATTTCTAGAGGCGATCAGTGATCTTCGTGGAAGTGATACATAAAAAGTGTGTAGCAAAAAGTTGCTTACAAATGGAATGAAtatcgtaaaataatttattattaaccgTTAACTTATTTGCAGAAATCAAATTGCAAATTTACAActgaatgttaattttttatgtgtacttaaatgtatttggtcagtaaaaatattcattaacttGTGATGTTTTTTCTGTTtctagaattaatttaaagacacTACGTCTTGGGGGTGGGTTCGGTGCTAAAATATCTCGCAACTGCTTGATTGCCTGCGCCTGTGCACTCGTTACATACTTAACAAACCGACCCTGCAGATTTGTAATGTCTATGCAAGCCAATACAAGGATCATTGGAAAAAGAAATCCGAGTACGCTGGACTACGAGGTATTGTTACCATTACGCTTTTTACATCTGTGATAAGAATagagagaaaagaaattatggatatgaaaaaataaagattttcacTTTCGTATCTTGTACATCTTATACAAAGAGTgtcgatggctcaggggttaagcacttgactagcaatctgtaggtcctgggttcgaatcccgccatgtactaatgtatttttcgagtttcgatttacatatgtacatttacccgacgttcttacggtgaaggaaaacatcgtgatgaacatatctgagaagaaattcattaatatgtatgaaatcaaccaacctgcactgggccagcgtggttgactatggcctagtcacccctttattagggtaggctccgagcccctcaggggggacgtatagtgagctgatgatgatgatattgtacattttgacaatacaaaattataaaaagtttaaattctaaaataaatgttaactttCAGCTTGGAGTGAGCGATGCCGgagaaatacaatatttagaaTATCATTTGTATTTAGACAATGGATATGTTGTTAGTGACAATATCATATTGTATAGCATTTCTGCTGTAAAGAACTGCTATGACAACAGAAGATGGtcttataagttatttaacgTTACTACTGACACTGCATCTAATACATTTGCTAGATCTCCAGGTATAGTTGTTTATTCTAGTTAGTCTAAGActagtaatttttacaaatcaatgatttttttttcctacatTGTCCAATCGAATCTTGAActtcatacaaaattattttttaggtGCATTTGAAGCTATAGCCATGACGGAGCATATAATGGAACGTATATCTTACGAACTAGATAGAGATCCTTTAGAAGTGCGTTTGAAAAATTTGAATCCACAATATTCAGATCTAGCTGAAATTGTTGCGATGTTAGTAGAAGAAAGTGAATATAATAAACGGAAAGAAGAAGTACaggcttttaataaattgaatcgTTGGAAGAAACGAGGTCTTCGAGTAGCACTAATTAGTTGGCCTGCTTCTACTGTAATGGATTTTCCTGTTAGTCTAACAGTCTATCATGCTGATGGTTCAGTAGTGGTAAGACATGGAGGGATAGAAATGGGTCAAGGTATCAATACTAAAGTAACTCAAACAGTTGCCTACGTTCTACAAATACCTATAAATAAGGTTAAAGTAAAACCAACAGAAGTGTCAGTTGCACCAAATTCCTACATCAGTGGTGGTAGTCGAACAACTCACGCTATTTGCTTTGGTGCTACCAAATGTTGTCAACTCATTCTTGATAGATTATCTACAGTCAGAGATAGTCTGAATAATCCTACATGGGAATTGCTGGTACAGACTGCGTATATGCGTGGTATAAATTTGCAAACAAGTTACAGAGTAACGCCGAATGATGAAGAAACCTTCAGGATGCCAGCTGCTGTTGTTACAGAAGTAGAACTAGATATATTAACAGGTGAACATGATATTTTAAGAGTAGATATTCTGCAAGATGCTGGCTTGAGTATAAATCCTCAAATAGATATTGGACAGGTAACCGAgaaaattttctatatttacgTATCATCTCCCATACTACCTACCTACTCTGTGAAAAATCGGCGCACCAcgttttttaaaacttcagtCGTCACTTCCTTCATTATTTGCCATTCACATAATCCATCTATGTATTCCTTCCTTACCAATATGCCtcttcacatttatatttaaaatactaattatCACATTTTAACTTACCGTTCTTTTAACCTTTGCTACTAACCTTTTAACCTTTTGCTACTAAATTTATCTGTCTCTGGTCTAATATGTCTTTCGTGTACCTGtgaaatattatcaaattattagaaatattaattttgtgataATATGCTGATGTACTTTTTTACGTTTAGATTGAGGGTGCATTCGTGATGGGTTTAGGATACTGGACGTGTGAGCATTTGATTTACGACAAAAAGACCGGAGAGCTGCTCACTGATCGAGCGTGGAACTACCACGTGCCTCTCGCTAAAGACATACCTATTGACTTCAGAGTCAAACTACGCCCAAATTCATTTAATCCAATTGGTGTCCTCGGAGCTAGAAGTAAGTTTACgtcattttattgtaaatttatccGTATTTTTCATGATTTTATAGGATTGTAGAATTACCATTAAAAACCTTTTCACTACTAGCTGGTCTTTAGTGAATTTCAAAACATGAAATCCTTTACTTTTCGTGAACGATTTCATGTTGTAAAAGAATCATAATGTACGTTTGTATTCTAGCTATTACGGAACCGCCAAGTTGTCTAGCGGTGAGCGTGGCATTTGCTTTGAGAGCTGCTATAGTCTCATCGCGAGAAGAAACAGGGTTTTCCAGAACGGAATGGTTTCAAATTGGTAAGgtgtattttaaactatttaaacttttcagatacattattttaaattaattcatgtCTCCTACACTTATGTATGGCTAATTCGCTTTCGGTACCGACTAATTTTAGACCTGTAGGCAGTTCTTAAGCGTGAGCGATTACTGAACTGGTTTGAAGGGTACTCAACAATTCGGTGCTGACAACAGACTGAGTGTAGCTGTTTTCAATCTAttgtaattaagtattttttttttacagatggACCTTATACATTGGAGACGAATGTTTTGAATGCGAAAGTTAATTTGAaagaatttctatttaattaattttcat
This genomic interval carries:
- the LOC106717765 gene encoding aldehyde oxidase 2-like, whose translation is MDRIEFTVNKKKYTVGHEVDSDVTINDYLRKHLNLNGTKYMCQQGTCGACIVNVTNNDIYGHRRTFSVNSCLVSITQCDGWDITTIEGVGDRQGYHPIQKTLAEYNGTQCGYCSPSWVMSMYSLLEENNYKLTKYQIEDSFGSNTCRCTGYRPILDAFKSFAHDAPEPNLTDIEDLKICSDKDKCELTLDNNWCLLHKENIARKNKKILLKDDRIWYRVNEIRDIFEVFSTEGTNSYMLVNGNTGRGKLK